From the Anguilla anguilla isolate fAngAng1 chromosome 8, fAngAng1.pri, whole genome shotgun sequence genome, one window contains:
- the LOC118233734 gene encoding tax1-binding protein 1 homolog B-like isoform X3, with protein sequence MALFQEGASASNAMETSNFAHVIFQNVGKSFPPNTELECRYTLTPFFTPHHRDWVGIFKVGWSTARDYYTFQWTPRPESQTEGGSVHQAVLFQGYYLPKDDGEFYQFCYVTHSGEVRGASTPFLFRAATPPTDDLLAVEDDSNSDILVITSKTDLLERLEEAQKEQAELREELHLLQQEKEELQQEKERLRREREEERETCARLRAQNQELQRSSQTLQEEKEEAQRRQEEAAARLRQLEEDLLELTQRGLQKETEIDCLRDRLKKLNVENDSLESQLKMERDERELCKIHLKNTELENARLSAEVQMLRSVDMNKEITIAEFQDQLGRLRAEKDKLQRDALASSALPGENAQLKEQLRQTEEQLQALRQQAAMLASELRDTASARDQTMSELYRVRLEADALRANLADARAEYARVEEQLQSVRSSAQQEPGAAAREAELQQEGEELRLRLQMAAEHYKEKYRECHRLRKQLVQLQGDAKKRSSAETSAAEAPDCTETAAGSPVEGPPADGAPAVGSPPTGSPADGAPAAGSPPTGPPATGTTVAAPPAASAPAASAPAEGSPAEGSPAEGSPAAGSPVGTQNSVEGKAPENSTAGGQEGVALQDGLTCVYTQTEEQQELQEGAQRDMAQGSRSEAATPMLLLYPIPYPQCPAELQFGNPYSSPPPGAAGSEVSPGSRAKTPLSGPSSWDSPVVCIQPSRNLNPPDGLEDPEQRNDQGGDGEQAADCHPPSPLHNSTSSFCFDSSEDMHKRCPLCEVVFPPHYEQRRFEEHVESHWKVCPVCSQQFPLDCQPQHFQRHVNTHFDGNVLNFD encoded by the exons gttgggtggagCACCGCGCGGGATTACTACACCTTCCAGTGGACCCCTCGTCCTGAGAGCCAGACTGAGGGGGGCTCAGTGCACCAGGCTGTGCTGTtccaag GGTACTACCTGCCCAAAGACGACGGTGAGTTCTACCAGTTCTGCTACGTGACGCACAGCGGGGAGGTTCGCGGCGCGAGCACGCCCTTCCTGTTCCGCgcggccacgccccccaccGACGACCTGCTGGCCGTGGAGGACGACAGCAACTCAgacatcctggtgatcacctccAAGACCGACCTGCTGGAG AGGTTGGAGGAGGCGCAGAAGGAGCAGGCAGAGCTGAGGGAGGAGCTGCACCTCCTgcagcaggagaaggaggagctgcagcaggagaaggagagactgcggagagagcgagaggaggagagagagacctgtgCCCGTCTGCGAGCTCAAaaccag GAGCTCCAGAGGTCCTCCCAGaccctgcaggaggagaaggaggaggcgcagaggaggcaggaggaggcAGCAGCGAGGCTgcggcagctggaggaggatCTGCTGGAGCTCACTCAGAGGGGCCTCCAGAAGGAGACCGAGATAGACTG CCTCAGAGACCGTCTGAAGAAGCTGAACGTGGAGAACGATTCCCTGGAGTCACAGctgaagatggagagagacgaGAGGGAGCTGTGCAAG ATCCACCTGAAGAACACGGAGCTGGAGAACGCCCGGCTGTCTGCGGAGGTGCAGATGCTGCGCTCGGTGGACATGAACAAGGAGATCACCATCGCAGAGTTCCAGGACCAGCTGGGACGCCTCCGAGCCGAGAAGGACAAACTGCAGAGAGACGCATTGGCCAGCTCCGCCCTCCCG GGGGAGAACGCACAGCTGAAGGAGCAGCTGCGGCAGAcggaggagcagctgcaggcccTGCGTCAGCAGGCGGCCATGCTGGCGTCGGAGCTGCGGGACACGGCGAGTGCGCGGGACCAGACCATGTCCGAGCTGTACCGCGTGCGGCTGGAGGCCGACGCCCTGCGCGCCAACCTGGCCGACGCCCGGGCGGAGTACGCCCGCgtggaggagcagctgcagagCGTCCGGTCCAGCGCCCAGCAGGAACCG GGCGCTGCCGCGCGGGAGgcggagctgcagcaggagggggaggagctacgGCTGAGGCTGCAGATGGCCGCGGAGCACTACAAGGAGAAGTACCGAGAGTGCCACCGACTGCGAAAACAGCTGGTCCAGCTGCAGGGG GACGCAAAGAAAAGGTCATCAGCAGAGACATCAGCAGCGGAGGCACCGGAttgcacagagactgcagcgGGTTCCCCTGTGGAGGGTCCTCCTGCAGATGGCGCACCTGCCGTGGGTTCTCCTCCAACAGGTTCTCCTGCAGATGGCGCTCCTGCCGCGGGTTCTCCTCCAACAGGTCCTCCTGCCACCGGTACTACTGtagcagctcctcctgcagccaGTGCTCCTGCAGCCAGTGCTCCTGCAGAGGGTTCTCCTGCGGAGGGTTCTCCTGCGGAGGGTTCCCCAGCGGCGGGTTCTCCTGTAGGGACACAGAACTCTGTGGAGGGCAAGGCCCCAGAAAACAGCAct gcgggggggcaggagggcgtGGCCCTGCAAGATGGCCTcacatgcgtgtacacacagacagaggagcagcag GAGCTGCAGGAAGGTGCACAGAGGGACATGGCCCAGGGTTCGAGGTCAGAGGCAGCCACGCCCATGCTGCTGCTGTACCCCATCCcatacccacaatgccctgccgAGCTGCAGTTTGGGAATCCGTATTCCAGCCCCCCTCCAG gtgCAGCGGGCAGTGAGGTGTCCCCTGGAAGCAGGGCCAAGACCCCCCTCTCAGGCCCCTCGTCCTGGGACAGCCCCGTGGTCTGCATCCAGCCCTCACGCAACCTCAACCCCCCCGATGGCCTGGAGGACCCAGAGCAGCGCAACGAT caggGCGGCGATGGTGAGCAGGCAGCAGATTGCCACCCTCCCAGTCCCCTGCACAACAGCACATCCAGCTTCTGCTTTGACTCCAG CGAGGACATGCATAAGCGCTGCCCGCTCTGTGAGGTGGTGTTCCCGCCGCACTACGAGCAGCGGCGTTTCGAGGAGCACGTGGAGAGCCACTGGAAGGTGTGTCCCGTCTGCAGCCAGCAGTTCCCCCTGGACTGCCAGCCGCAGCACTTCCAGAGGCACGTCAACACACACTTCGACGGAAACGTGCTCAACTTCGACTGA
- the LOC118233734 gene encoding tax1-binding protein 1 homolog B-like isoform X4, with protein MALFQEGASASNAMETSNFAHVIFQNVGKSFPPNTELECRYTLTPFFTPHHRDWVGIFKVGWSTARDYYTFQWTPRPESQTEGGSVHQAVLFQGYYLPKDDGEFYQFCYVTHSGEVRGASTPFLFRAATPPTDDLLAVEDDSNSDILVITSKTDLLEQRLEEAQKEQAELREELHLLQQEKEELQQEKERLRREREEERETCARLRAQNQELQRSSQTLQEEKEEAQRRQEEAAARLRQLEEDLLELTQRGLQKETEIDCLRDRLKKLNVENDSLESQLKMERDERELCKIHLKNTELENARLSAEVQMLRSVDMNKEITIAEFQDQLGRLRAEKDKLQRDALASSALPGENAQLKEQLRQTEEQLQALRQQAAMLASELRDTASARDQTMSELYRVRLEADALRANLADARAEYARVEEQLQSVRSSAQQEPGAAAREAELQQEGEELRLRLQMAAEHYKEKYRECHRLRKQLVQLQGDAKKRSSAETSAAEAPDCTETAAGSPVEGPPADGAPAVGSPPTGSPADGAPAAGSPPTGPPATGTTVAAPPAASAPAEGSPAAGSPVGTQNSVEGKAPENSTAGGQEGVALQDGLTCVYTQTEEQQELQEGAQRDMAQGSRSEAATPMLLLYPIPYPQCPAELQFGNPYSSPPPGAAGSEVSPGSRAKTPLSGPSSWDSPVVCIQPSRNLNPPDGLEDPEQRNDQGGDGEQAADCHPPSPLHNSTSSFCFDSSEDMHKRCPLCEVVFPPHYEQRRFEEHVESHWKVCPVCSQQFPLDCQPQHFQRHVNTHFDGNVLNFD; from the exons gttgggtggagCACCGCGCGGGATTACTACACCTTCCAGTGGACCCCTCGTCCTGAGAGCCAGACTGAGGGGGGCTCAGTGCACCAGGCTGTGCTGTtccaag GGTACTACCTGCCCAAAGACGACGGTGAGTTCTACCAGTTCTGCTACGTGACGCACAGCGGGGAGGTTCGCGGCGCGAGCACGCCCTTCCTGTTCCGCgcggccacgccccccaccGACGACCTGCTGGCCGTGGAGGACGACAGCAACTCAgacatcctggtgatcacctccAAGACCGACCTGCTGGAG CAGAGGTTGGAGGAGGCGCAGAAGGAGCAGGCAGAGCTGAGGGAGGAGCTGCACCTCCTgcagcaggagaaggaggagctgcagcaggagaaggagagactgcggagagagcgagaggaggagagagagacctgtgCCCGTCTGCGAGCTCAAaaccag GAGCTCCAGAGGTCCTCCCAGaccctgcaggaggagaaggaggaggcgcagaggaggcaggaggaggcAGCAGCGAGGCTgcggcagctggaggaggatCTGCTGGAGCTCACTCAGAGGGGCCTCCAGAAGGAGACCGAGATAGACTG CCTCAGAGACCGTCTGAAGAAGCTGAACGTGGAGAACGATTCCCTGGAGTCACAGctgaagatggagagagacgaGAGGGAGCTGTGCAAG ATCCACCTGAAGAACACGGAGCTGGAGAACGCCCGGCTGTCTGCGGAGGTGCAGATGCTGCGCTCGGTGGACATGAACAAGGAGATCACCATCGCAGAGTTCCAGGACCAGCTGGGACGCCTCCGAGCCGAGAAGGACAAACTGCAGAGAGACGCATTGGCCAGCTCCGCCCTCCCG GGGGAGAACGCACAGCTGAAGGAGCAGCTGCGGCAGAcggaggagcagctgcaggcccTGCGTCAGCAGGCGGCCATGCTGGCGTCGGAGCTGCGGGACACGGCGAGTGCGCGGGACCAGACCATGTCCGAGCTGTACCGCGTGCGGCTGGAGGCCGACGCCCTGCGCGCCAACCTGGCCGACGCCCGGGCGGAGTACGCCCGCgtggaggagcagctgcagagCGTCCGGTCCAGCGCCCAGCAGGAACCG GGCGCTGCCGCGCGGGAGgcggagctgcagcaggagggggaggagctacgGCTGAGGCTGCAGATGGCCGCGGAGCACTACAAGGAGAAGTACCGAGAGTGCCACCGACTGCGAAAACAGCTGGTCCAGCTGCAGGGG GACGCAAAGAAAAGGTCATCAGCAGAGACATCAGCAGCGGAGGCACCGGAttgcacagagactgcagcgGGTTCCCCTGTGGAGGGTCCTCCTGCAGATGGCGCACCTGCCGTGGGTTCTCCTCCAACAGGTTCTCCTGCAGATGGCGCTCCTGCCGCGGGTTCTCCTCCAACAGGTCCTCCTGCCACCGGTACTACTGtagcagctcctcctgcagccaGTGCTC CTGCGGAGGGTTCCCCAGCGGCGGGTTCTCCTGTAGGGACACAGAACTCTGTGGAGGGCAAGGCCCCAGAAAACAGCAct gcgggggggcaggagggcgtGGCCCTGCAAGATGGCCTcacatgcgtgtacacacagacagaggagcagcag GAGCTGCAGGAAGGTGCACAGAGGGACATGGCCCAGGGTTCGAGGTCAGAGGCAGCCACGCCCATGCTGCTGCTGTACCCCATCCcatacccacaatgccctgccgAGCTGCAGTTTGGGAATCCGTATTCCAGCCCCCCTCCAG gtgCAGCGGGCAGTGAGGTGTCCCCTGGAAGCAGGGCCAAGACCCCCCTCTCAGGCCCCTCGTCCTGGGACAGCCCCGTGGTCTGCATCCAGCCCTCACGCAACCTCAACCCCCCCGATGGCCTGGAGGACCCAGAGCAGCGCAACGAT caggGCGGCGATGGTGAGCAGGCAGCAGATTGCCACCCTCCCAGTCCCCTGCACAACAGCACATCCAGCTTCTGCTTTGACTCCAG CGAGGACATGCATAAGCGCTGCCCGCTCTGTGAGGTGGTGTTCCCGCCGCACTACGAGCAGCGGCGTTTCGAGGAGCACGTGGAGAGCCACTGGAAGGTGTGTCCCGTCTGCAGCCAGCAGTTCCCCCTGGACTGCCAGCCGCAGCACTTCCAGAGGCACGTCAACACACACTTCGACGGAAACGTGCTCAACTTCGACTGA
- the LOC118233734 gene encoding tax1-binding protein 1 homolog B-like isoform X2, with protein MALFQEGASASNAMETSNFAHVIFQNVGKSFPPNTELECRYTLTPFFTPHHRDWVGIFKVGWSTARDYYTFQWTPRPESQTEGGSVHQAVLFQGYYLPKDDGEFYQFCYVTHSGEVRGASTPFLFRAATPPTDDLLAVEDDSNSDILVITSKTDLLEQRLEEAQKEQAELREELHLLQQEKEELQQEKERLRREREEERETCARLRAQNQELQRSSQTLQEEKEEAQRRQEEAAARLRQLEEDLLELTQRGLQKETEIDCLRDRLKKLNVENDSLESQLKMERDERELCKIHLKNTELENARLSAEVQMLRSVDMNKEITIAEFQDQLGRLRAEKDKLQRDALASSALPGENAQLKEQLRQTEEQLQALRQQAAMLASELRDTASARDQTMSELYRVRLEADALRANLADARAEYARVEEQLQSVRSSAQQEPGAAAREAELQQEGEELRLRLQMAAEHYKEKYRECHRLRKQLVQLQGDAKKRSSAETSAAEAPDCTETAAGSPVEGPPADGAPAVGSPPTGSPADGAPAAGSPPTGPPATGTTVAAPPAASAPAASAPAEGSPAEGSPAEGSPAAGSPVGTQNSVEGKAPENSTAGGQEGVALQDGLTCVYTQTEEQQELQEGAQRDMAQGSRSEAATPMLLLYPIPYPQCPAELQFGNPYSSPPPGAAGSEVSPGSRAKTPLSGPSSWDSPVVCIQPSRNLNPPDGLEDPEQRNDGGDGEQAADCHPPSPLHNSTSSFCFDSSEDMHKRCPLCEVVFPPHYEQRRFEEHVESHWKVCPVCSQQFPLDCQPQHFQRHVNTHFDGNVLNFD; from the exons gttgggtggagCACCGCGCGGGATTACTACACCTTCCAGTGGACCCCTCGTCCTGAGAGCCAGACTGAGGGGGGCTCAGTGCACCAGGCTGTGCTGTtccaag GGTACTACCTGCCCAAAGACGACGGTGAGTTCTACCAGTTCTGCTACGTGACGCACAGCGGGGAGGTTCGCGGCGCGAGCACGCCCTTCCTGTTCCGCgcggccacgccccccaccGACGACCTGCTGGCCGTGGAGGACGACAGCAACTCAgacatcctggtgatcacctccAAGACCGACCTGCTGGAG CAGAGGTTGGAGGAGGCGCAGAAGGAGCAGGCAGAGCTGAGGGAGGAGCTGCACCTCCTgcagcaggagaaggaggagctgcagcaggagaaggagagactgcggagagagcgagaggaggagagagagacctgtgCCCGTCTGCGAGCTCAAaaccag GAGCTCCAGAGGTCCTCCCAGaccctgcaggaggagaaggaggaggcgcagaggaggcaggaggaggcAGCAGCGAGGCTgcggcagctggaggaggatCTGCTGGAGCTCACTCAGAGGGGCCTCCAGAAGGAGACCGAGATAGACTG CCTCAGAGACCGTCTGAAGAAGCTGAACGTGGAGAACGATTCCCTGGAGTCACAGctgaagatggagagagacgaGAGGGAGCTGTGCAAG ATCCACCTGAAGAACACGGAGCTGGAGAACGCCCGGCTGTCTGCGGAGGTGCAGATGCTGCGCTCGGTGGACATGAACAAGGAGATCACCATCGCAGAGTTCCAGGACCAGCTGGGACGCCTCCGAGCCGAGAAGGACAAACTGCAGAGAGACGCATTGGCCAGCTCCGCCCTCCCG GGGGAGAACGCACAGCTGAAGGAGCAGCTGCGGCAGAcggaggagcagctgcaggcccTGCGTCAGCAGGCGGCCATGCTGGCGTCGGAGCTGCGGGACACGGCGAGTGCGCGGGACCAGACCATGTCCGAGCTGTACCGCGTGCGGCTGGAGGCCGACGCCCTGCGCGCCAACCTGGCCGACGCCCGGGCGGAGTACGCCCGCgtggaggagcagctgcagagCGTCCGGTCCAGCGCCCAGCAGGAACCG GGCGCTGCCGCGCGGGAGgcggagctgcagcaggagggggaggagctacgGCTGAGGCTGCAGATGGCCGCGGAGCACTACAAGGAGAAGTACCGAGAGTGCCACCGACTGCGAAAACAGCTGGTCCAGCTGCAGGGG GACGCAAAGAAAAGGTCATCAGCAGAGACATCAGCAGCGGAGGCACCGGAttgcacagagactgcagcgGGTTCCCCTGTGGAGGGTCCTCCTGCAGATGGCGCACCTGCCGTGGGTTCTCCTCCAACAGGTTCTCCTGCAGATGGCGCTCCTGCCGCGGGTTCTCCTCCAACAGGTCCTCCTGCCACCGGTACTACTGtagcagctcctcctgcagccaGTGCTCCTGCAGCCAGTGCTCCTGCAGAGGGTTCTCCTGCGGAGGGTTCTCCTGCGGAGGGTTCCCCAGCGGCGGGTTCTCCTGTAGGGACACAGAACTCTGTGGAGGGCAAGGCCCCAGAAAACAGCAct gcgggggggcaggagggcgtGGCCCTGCAAGATGGCCTcacatgcgtgtacacacagacagaggagcagcag GAGCTGCAGGAAGGTGCACAGAGGGACATGGCCCAGGGTTCGAGGTCAGAGGCAGCCACGCCCATGCTGCTGCTGTACCCCATCCcatacccacaatgccctgccgAGCTGCAGTTTGGGAATCCGTATTCCAGCCCCCCTCCAG gtgCAGCGGGCAGTGAGGTGTCCCCTGGAAGCAGGGCCAAGACCCCCCTCTCAGGCCCCTCGTCCTGGGACAGCCCCGTGGTCTGCATCCAGCCCTCACGCAACCTCAACCCCCCCGATGGCCTGGAGGACCCAGAGCAGCGCAACGAT gGCGGCGATGGTGAGCAGGCAGCAGATTGCCACCCTCCCAGTCCCCTGCACAACAGCACATCCAGCTTCTGCTTTGACTCCAG CGAGGACATGCATAAGCGCTGCCCGCTCTGTGAGGTGGTGTTCCCGCCGCACTACGAGCAGCGGCGTTTCGAGGAGCACGTGGAGAGCCACTGGAAGGTGTGTCCCGTCTGCAGCCAGCAGTTCCCCCTGGACTGCCAGCCGCAGCACTTCCAGAGGCACGTCAACACACACTTCGACGGAAACGTGCTCAACTTCGACTGA
- the LOC118233734 gene encoding tax1-binding protein 1 homolog B-like isoform X1, protein MALFQEGASASNAMETSNFAHVIFQNVGKSFPPNTELECRYTLTPFFTPHHRDWVGIFKVGWSTARDYYTFQWTPRPESQTEGGSVHQAVLFQGYYLPKDDGEFYQFCYVTHSGEVRGASTPFLFRAATPPTDDLLAVEDDSNSDILVITSKTDLLEQRLEEAQKEQAELREELHLLQQEKEELQQEKERLRREREEERETCARLRAQNQELQRSSQTLQEEKEEAQRRQEEAAARLRQLEEDLLELTQRGLQKETEIDCLRDRLKKLNVENDSLESQLKMERDERELCKIHLKNTELENARLSAEVQMLRSVDMNKEITIAEFQDQLGRLRAEKDKLQRDALASSALPGENAQLKEQLRQTEEQLQALRQQAAMLASELRDTASARDQTMSELYRVRLEADALRANLADARAEYARVEEQLQSVRSSAQQEPGAAAREAELQQEGEELRLRLQMAAEHYKEKYRECHRLRKQLVQLQGDAKKRSSAETSAAEAPDCTETAAGSPVEGPPADGAPAVGSPPTGSPADGAPAAGSPPTGPPATGTTVAAPPAASAPAASAPAEGSPAEGSPAEGSPAAGSPVGTQNSVEGKAPENSTAGGQEGVALQDGLTCVYTQTEEQQELQEGAQRDMAQGSRSEAATPMLLLYPIPYPQCPAELQFGNPYSSPPPGAAGSEVSPGSRAKTPLSGPSSWDSPVVCIQPSRNLNPPDGLEDPEQRNDQGGDGEQAADCHPPSPLHNSTSSFCFDSSEDMHKRCPLCEVVFPPHYEQRRFEEHVESHWKVCPVCSQQFPLDCQPQHFQRHVNTHFDGNVLNFD, encoded by the exons gttgggtggagCACCGCGCGGGATTACTACACCTTCCAGTGGACCCCTCGTCCTGAGAGCCAGACTGAGGGGGGCTCAGTGCACCAGGCTGTGCTGTtccaag GGTACTACCTGCCCAAAGACGACGGTGAGTTCTACCAGTTCTGCTACGTGACGCACAGCGGGGAGGTTCGCGGCGCGAGCACGCCCTTCCTGTTCCGCgcggccacgccccccaccGACGACCTGCTGGCCGTGGAGGACGACAGCAACTCAgacatcctggtgatcacctccAAGACCGACCTGCTGGAG CAGAGGTTGGAGGAGGCGCAGAAGGAGCAGGCAGAGCTGAGGGAGGAGCTGCACCTCCTgcagcaggagaaggaggagctgcagcaggagaaggagagactgcggagagagcgagaggaggagagagagacctgtgCCCGTCTGCGAGCTCAAaaccag GAGCTCCAGAGGTCCTCCCAGaccctgcaggaggagaaggaggaggcgcagaggaggcaggaggaggcAGCAGCGAGGCTgcggcagctggaggaggatCTGCTGGAGCTCACTCAGAGGGGCCTCCAGAAGGAGACCGAGATAGACTG CCTCAGAGACCGTCTGAAGAAGCTGAACGTGGAGAACGATTCCCTGGAGTCACAGctgaagatggagagagacgaGAGGGAGCTGTGCAAG ATCCACCTGAAGAACACGGAGCTGGAGAACGCCCGGCTGTCTGCGGAGGTGCAGATGCTGCGCTCGGTGGACATGAACAAGGAGATCACCATCGCAGAGTTCCAGGACCAGCTGGGACGCCTCCGAGCCGAGAAGGACAAACTGCAGAGAGACGCATTGGCCAGCTCCGCCCTCCCG GGGGAGAACGCACAGCTGAAGGAGCAGCTGCGGCAGAcggaggagcagctgcaggcccTGCGTCAGCAGGCGGCCATGCTGGCGTCGGAGCTGCGGGACACGGCGAGTGCGCGGGACCAGACCATGTCCGAGCTGTACCGCGTGCGGCTGGAGGCCGACGCCCTGCGCGCCAACCTGGCCGACGCCCGGGCGGAGTACGCCCGCgtggaggagcagctgcagagCGTCCGGTCCAGCGCCCAGCAGGAACCG GGCGCTGCCGCGCGGGAGgcggagctgcagcaggagggggaggagctacgGCTGAGGCTGCAGATGGCCGCGGAGCACTACAAGGAGAAGTACCGAGAGTGCCACCGACTGCGAAAACAGCTGGTCCAGCTGCAGGGG GACGCAAAGAAAAGGTCATCAGCAGAGACATCAGCAGCGGAGGCACCGGAttgcacagagactgcagcgGGTTCCCCTGTGGAGGGTCCTCCTGCAGATGGCGCACCTGCCGTGGGTTCTCCTCCAACAGGTTCTCCTGCAGATGGCGCTCCTGCCGCGGGTTCTCCTCCAACAGGTCCTCCTGCCACCGGTACTACTGtagcagctcctcctgcagccaGTGCTCCTGCAGCCAGTGCTCCTGCAGAGGGTTCTCCTGCGGAGGGTTCTCCTGCGGAGGGTTCCCCAGCGGCGGGTTCTCCTGTAGGGACACAGAACTCTGTGGAGGGCAAGGCCCCAGAAAACAGCAct gcgggggggcaggagggcgtGGCCCTGCAAGATGGCCTcacatgcgtgtacacacagacagaggagcagcag GAGCTGCAGGAAGGTGCACAGAGGGACATGGCCCAGGGTTCGAGGTCAGAGGCAGCCACGCCCATGCTGCTGCTGTACCCCATCCcatacccacaatgccctgccgAGCTGCAGTTTGGGAATCCGTATTCCAGCCCCCCTCCAG gtgCAGCGGGCAGTGAGGTGTCCCCTGGAAGCAGGGCCAAGACCCCCCTCTCAGGCCCCTCGTCCTGGGACAGCCCCGTGGTCTGCATCCAGCCCTCACGCAACCTCAACCCCCCCGATGGCCTGGAGGACCCAGAGCAGCGCAACGAT caggGCGGCGATGGTGAGCAGGCAGCAGATTGCCACCCTCCCAGTCCCCTGCACAACAGCACATCCAGCTTCTGCTTTGACTCCAG CGAGGACATGCATAAGCGCTGCCCGCTCTGTGAGGTGGTGTTCCCGCCGCACTACGAGCAGCGGCGTTTCGAGGAGCACGTGGAGAGCCACTGGAAGGTGTGTCCCGTCTGCAGCCAGCAGTTCCCCCTGGACTGCCAGCCGCAGCACTTCCAGAGGCACGTCAACACACACTTCGACGGAAACGTGCTCAACTTCGACTGA